The Etheostoma cragini isolate CJK2018 chromosome 22, CSU_Ecrag_1.0, whole genome shotgun sequence genome segment CTCGGAATGGACAGTGCTAATTGCTCGGGGGCGGCTGTGGATGACAGCCCTGGATCCAGTCCGAGCTCCAGTCCCAGTCCGGACGGTCGTCGGGAGCTTCAGCGGGCCAGGGTGCTCCAGACCGGCGGGCTCGGCGGCAGAGGACGCCCGGCAGCAGCTAACGCGGCTCGGGAGAGGAGCCGAGTGCAAACCCTGAGAACCGCGTTCCTGGAGCTACAAAGGACTTTGCCGTCCGTGCCCCCGGACACCAAGCTGTCCAAACTCGACGTGTTGATACTGGCCACCACCTATATTGCCCATTTGACTCGAACACTACAAGAAGAAGGCAcggaggagggagagagcacaaaacaaacagaggcGTTACACTCATTGAAAGGTGATGGCTACCTGCACCCAGTGAAGGTCAgtagcataataataataataataataataataataataataataataataataataataataataataataataataataatattaacggtgtcatggtaataataataataataaaggtcTACTATAGgttaatctgtttttgttgtaatacGACTcagtattttattgtaaaacgTTTTGTTTCTGAATGAAAATGATCACTGCATATAGATCTAcaatgcaaaagattacatttttaaacagtgatAACTTATAGGCTTGGCTACTTATCGATGTAACACGTTTTCAAAAGGTGCAACGTCATCCTCGGTGACCTTTGAGCCTATTTTAGCGCTTAATTTACtaacaaatgaaatgtctttaCAGAAATGGCCCATGCGATCCAGACTGTACGTCGGAGCAAGCGGACAGTTCCTCAACACAAAACCTTCCCAGTCGGAAAATCAAGGCCCGTCATCGTCCACCTCCCAGTGATGGGCTTAAATCAGTCGTATGAAACCATTTGCATGAGTTACTGTTGCACCAGCATTATGCATAATGATTGTGGATCAGATTTTACTTCCACTAAAGCCCTTGAATACATTGTAAATTAATATATTACGTGAATTTTATTGTATACATTTTGAGAAAACGTACATTAGGTTtctctgttgttattttgaCTTAACCTGTTTGCCCTGCATTGTGCAGTTCCGTACATGTCCCAGGTATATTTGAAGAAATTCCACGGGGTAATAAGCCCGTCATGCTTGAGGTGTGCACTTTCAGTTGAAACATTTGCActaaatgcatgtgtgcataaCTTAACATCCGTCATGTGAAGTGGTCTGTCAGAAAGTCAACAATGGAGGCTCTTCGTCTCATGTTCCTTCTTATTTTTACATGCAtggttgtaaatgtgtttgtgaataaATGACTTCAGTGAAAGAAGAGTCTCTAAGGTTTTGACGATGACAGAAAATCTATGTaagagtcattttttttattagaaaaagATTACAATCTAGAGTCCACATAGAATTTTCAGAGCATTATTGTTAATTTcgtttatcattattattattattattattattattattattattattattattgcaatttaGGATTGTTCAGGGttgctcttttgttttgtactaCAATTATGTTCAATCCAATACAGGTATGGTGCTCGCTTCAAGGCTAAAACAATTGTTGGTTTTAATAGGTCACAACTCAAAATCTATTTGCACTGAAGATttctattttataaaaatatgcAACAGTTTTGGCTGAGTAGGTTTAACTCCCTTTAGAAATCCAGTGGCCAAACTATAACACATGAGTGCATATCTTACATTAGTTTCAGCTGTGTTTATAGTGCCAACATGTTTAAGAAAGCAAACCATAATTACATAGGCCTATAATTTTGTACAAATTAAAGGcgtaaatattaaacaaataagcCCTTTTCCCATTTAACATTCTAACGATTTACAATTTCAGTTTTCAGCAAAGGTgatgaagttgttttttaaatattattctGTGGAGCTTTTCTGCCtctaatttttgacaggacagttaagaaagagagggaagacatgcagggaatcgtcgcaggtcggattcaaaccctagacctctgcgtcgaggcataaacctgtcaacatgtgcgcctgctctaccactgctaaagtgtttttttttttgtgtaaattagTGGTTATTTTACACTACTTAGAACACGTTTTCTTAATTTGACTAATTGATCTTATCATCTGATGTAGCATCTTAAAATATGGATATATTAGGCAGATCACAACATATTTAAGaggaaatatataaaatgttattgtagCCAGTGTGAAAGAAATAAGGGAGGTTAGGTCTACAAAATGATTAGGTCGTTTATTGTGTCTGTTTTATCTGATCTTATGAATTTCCACTATAGATCACTAATTCGTCACAAACTGGTCATTTTATGTAAAGTATTAATAAGCAATTTTGCTATCTTAAATATGAGCGTCATCTGTATGGGATGTAGCTGGTAGTGGAAATATGATTAACGCCCAGCTGTGCACTACATGAGCTCAGTACTCACTGCGCAGCTTTGCGGCGCATTTAAGAGAGGTCGGATCCGGAAGTCTGTCCTTTTTCCTTGGAGGAGACACAACGATGAGCCGAGACGAGTGCTGCTCCTCATGACATTCGAATAAACAAATTGCTTCGACAAATTTAGAAGACTGCATCATGTTTAGTCTTCATAACGACGGTAGGCAACTGTGGGATATATTTGTTTGCATGTGGTAGACTCGTTTTCCAGGCGGATTCGCCATTAGCTCTAAACCGCTAGCTAGCTCAGGTCTCGGCCACGTGGGGGAAGAAGCGAAGCTCAGCTTTATTTTTTCCTCGTGGCACAAACCAAACACGTAAACTTGAGTTACTTAATATCAATCATAATATAACGCCTGAAGTGTAACATTACAAGTTAATTGAGTCTCAGAAGGCGAGCAGCGCAACGCACGTGGATTTGAATGTCGCTTTATTGCAGGGCCTGCTGTTAGGTTGCACTCACTTATTAATGGTATACCATACAACACTTGTCTTAGCATTTATAATAAGCAtatcctaaaataaaaatgacaactttACAAATGAGCCAGCCATATCTAACGTTACTAGTAACCCGGCTTTAATGTCTCTGAAGACAGGTCTCCATGCAAGTAATGCAATAAATCATTCTATCAGACAGTTACAACGAAAAAAACGCCGCCCGTGTCACTCAGCCCTCACAGCCCTGACCATGTCAGGTTCTGTGCACGGGTCAGAGGATGAGCTGCTGGTTAGGGAATTGGCCTCCCATAATTTCACTGGACAAAGTCATCATGGCTCCCTCTGAGGACGTAAGGTCATGGCAGAGGCGGTGACCTGCTGTTGAACCTGCGGCGTGTTAGCCAAGCTCCCAAGCTGGGTACCACAGCTACCCTCTGACCTCAGGGTGATCAGTCATCTGTGCTAGCTGTATTGGCAATTTCTTAAGTACACCTGATTCATGCAAGCGGAAAATCAATTTCACTCTAGAGATTAATTATTTGTGACTTAGGAAGCTACCATGACAGACTTTAACAGGTATTGTGGGAAAATGTTGCAATTTTTTAAGGATGACTGAAAATGTGCACTAACTTTCTGACCATTGTGTATATCCTTAGCTGTTTCGATGAAGATGGAAAATGTTATCTACGATTGGTACACCTGAAAAGGTAAGGTTACTTCTAGACATTACTGTGAAAAACAAGATTGCAGGATTGGTCAAATGTGCTTTGAAATCACTAAAGGAGAATCTGATATTTCAGATGTCAAGTCACCCTTGTCTACTACAGATGGCTGGATATTGGTTTTCACCATGTGGACCTTAAGGTGAGCTTTaagtatttgaaaacatttggtTGTGCATTAAGGTAAAGATCAGTTCTGCTGCTGGATTAGTGATGACTTCACATTTTGCCGTTTACCCATCAGACAATAAAATGGTGAAACTGTGACTAACTGAATCACCAGCACGATATTTGGGACTAGTTTTACAAAAGGGCAAATATGATTTGGATAATGGCATGAACACTTTAAAAGGTATCTGTCCTGTTGTTCCTTTCAGCTGCTTCAGACGTCACCCTGTGGTGAGGGACATGTGCCCAATTTAATCCTGTCTCCTGTGCTGATCTAGAGGTGAGTTCCTTGCTAGGTGGTTAAAGTGACAGACTAGAGTAACTGCAGAAATAATGCAGGTCTTATCAAAATTATCAACTTTGTCCTGATGTAAACTGGACTTTGAAAAGAATTAACAGTCCTGTATAGTTAATAAAAATCCAAACCCTGGGTATTCAACTTACTGTGGCAGAAAGACAGggttttaaatagtattgatcACTGGCAACTCTTGCAGCTGGAATAGTGATGAGATTACCTTTTACGCCGTTTACCCATCAGACAAAAGAATGGTGAGGTTGTGTCTACTGAATTACCAGCTGCAGCCTTAGTTTCACTTGGTCAACTGCACTTTTGTACCTAGGatctggatttttatttttttgcatgcacCACCAAAGTGTTTCATGGATGACAGGAAATGTCTTCTTGAATTATGGAATTGCACTATGCAAGATTGAATAATCAACATTCTCCTACAGATGGGCAGTTGGTGCAGCAGTGGAACAGTGTCTGCTTTATCTAATGTGGTATGTAAAACCCATGCTGATATTTATTTGTCAAGACTGGCTTGTTTGCTTAATGTCCTGATTAAAGAAGTAATGATGAGTTCACTTTTGCCGTTTACCCATCAGACCATATGGGTTGCTGAGAATGTGATAAACTGAACTAAAACAAAGGGGTTGAATACAatccacatgtttttttgtactaaTTAGTTGTACTAATTATGTTAATTTCTTGGCAAGGTTACAGGACCATTTGACCTTACGGAGTAGGCTCATGTGAAAAGTAAGTAGATTCCAATAGTCAACAAGTGTTTGTCGGGTTTTTGCAGTTGTAGACATTGTACCCTAAATTTTACATGGTCCGTAACAGCAGTACTTTAAATAattgtcacattttcacatttacagcATTGCTGAAGCTGATGGCTCACCAGTTGGAGGACTTCTGGAGATTTACTTTTTTGAGGGGGGGATgacattaaaaaatgattgaatAAATGGTTCCCCTACATATCTTTTGCCTTATGTGCTGTATGTAGATCCTAAAGATCACCAGTGCGTTCAACAATGAATGAGGGGGCAGGGCCTCCAGTGTCCTATCAGTTGGTTGTGTGATCTTGTGCTGCCTACCTGTGTTCTGAACCTTGACGGCTACTCCTCTGTGATGTACGTATCGGCTCCTGGTGCGTAGGCATATATAAAGCGTAGTATATTCTGGTGCAGTTCATCTAGGGTCTTGTCTCTCTTGTGGAAACCATCCACATCTCCCAGGTCACAAGGAAACACTGCATCGGGTGGAACAACGAGGGCAGATGCCCCTGTTGGAAGATGAAATGTTGAGACTTTACTGGTCCGCATTGCTCATCAATGAAAAATTTCCAGGACCAGATGTGAATGTCTTATGTACAGTATTAGACTTGGTGTTTCAACACTGATTAGAAATGGGACAACTATTGTCAACTGGTTTGTAATCTAGTGCAAACTAGTTATgatttgtgtatgtttaaattTATTGGATCATCGATGGGATTAAAATTTACCATGTTTGAGAGTGACTGAGTTTTCACAAAGGAGTACTGCAATCACGGCATCTTCCTCTTGTACTTGTGATCTGAGACACAACTTACAATGGGCCTCAGCCAAAGAGATCCTGTAAAACAACCATTACTGAGTGGGGGAAATTGCAGACTAAAGTTTGTGTAATCTGAAATTAGGGTGAGAACAGGTAAAGTGTTAACTGGTACAGGCAATTGAGATTTATAGCTTAATTTGACAGTGTCCCGCATTTAAgatttatttgtttagttttagtcCAAAATAAAATGCCACCACAGTGAGAAAGATGACTAAACATTTTTCATAACCAAATGAGCATGTCACCAGAGTGGTTTGGATGAGCATTCTCCACCTAGTGGATGATTGCACATTAGTCAGTGAAAAGCTTTAAACTGGTTGTAATGTGAAAAAGCCGTTGCATCTTTGCATTAGAGTGCTTACAGTAGTTTGATGGAGGCCACAGACATCTTGACACCCTGGCTCTGTGTTCGGACTCTACGGCTAGCCATGTAGTAACCGTGGATGATTTTCTCTGCTCCAGGGCTGAGCTCCACTTGCAAAGTCTGGGCATGAGCTACCAGCTGGAAGGCATAGAATTTAGGACAGCAAGTGTAATTTAAGGTCATATAATCAGGTCTGTGCATTTTAATAAAGTAGTGCAAACTTCTTGTTGGGAGAATGTTTGACCTCGTGGTAGTCTTGAGTAGAAAACTCCCAGCAGGATGGGTAGAGAGGTTTTCCAGGCTGCACTGCCTGCTGAAGGGTGTGGATGGTCTGAGCAAGCAGGGCCTGCTCTCCCACCGTAGCCCTACACTGAAGGATCAGGCCAAAGGCATCTGCCAACTGTGTTGGTACGGGACCCATGTCCTGCTCCGAAAGAAGAGACAGGGCATTGAAGAGCTTTCTAATTTCTGAAATGCTGTTAACCTGCCAGGATAACATGCGttaatgtcaaaaagtaacCTGGAATCTAATCCATATCTGAACTGGTTATAGTCTATTGTTAACCTTTCCCctccctgcaaaagaaaaaaaaaaacattaattatcCTCAAGGGCCCTGCTGTGAAGTAATGTTTGGGCAGGGCACTTCCTTCAAGAAAAGTAAACAGTTTCAATTTCCTGTTTGTGCTATATAATCTACAAACATCTGATTTGGGTAAAATTGAACACTTCTTGAAGTTGGTGTTTTGTACCACACACACTTATGTTCCATctaaacacattattttccAAAAGAAATTTCCATTCAGACCTGCAAGTACATTCAAACCATGTTTTAACTAAGCTATACAAAAGTAACACAACGCCATGTTGAGTTTGAACCCACTGCTGTTCCCAGTAGAGTACAGTCTGCCCTTCCAGACGTGGCGTCTGCGAGGGCCCAGAAGCTGCAGTGGACTGGTAAGGAAAGCTGCTGGTCAGCATCCTCACCATACTTCTTCCCTGGGATGAACACAGTCACTGTGCTGCTCTCCAGAACTGAGAAACATTCAGAGAGCAGGAGAGAACTATacaagtttgttttgtgtgagagAACTTATACAAAATGTGAATTGCTGATAGAATCCTCTCGTTCCAATGAATGCTATAATTTATTATTGATTACTATGGTGCTCTACCTGACTGAATGGCATCCAACCTATCCTTTTTGTAACAGCCCAGATCTCCCAACATGCAAATGCCACCAGTAGCTAGCAGGGCGGAGCCAGCATGGATGTTAGCAGTGCCTGCTCCGTGTTCGTCCCGGGACAGAGATGCAAACATCTCCCCAGAGGCCTGATGCCTGACCCCTCGACACGCCAAGCTCATGCTATATGTCATTAGTCTGGGACAAACGGAGAGAAAGCACTAAGTCTCAGGTTTCATATGCAGTGTGTCCACTTCGGACGTGCAAGCTTGGGTCAAGCAGACCACCTTACCTGTCTATTATGAGAGTATCAGTGGTGACAACTAGGAGATCCAAGTTGTGATGTGTGTCTTTTGCATCTGCTCTAGTCTGCACTATGCTGAGTAACAAGCTCAGCTTGAGGGTGTTGTATGTGCCTGGAGGAGCCACATCCAACCCAAAGTAGTGAGCCACAATGGCAGAAAACCTCCAGGGAGAACCGGCTGTGGCCTTCAACAGCTCCTGAAAGCTGGCACTGACCTTATGGGGATCTGTAGGTAGAGGTAGAGAAAATTGTAAATCTTTCAATATGGTTATGGAAAATATGAAAATTGTTTAGATTCATCAGAATATACTGTGTTAAGATGTGCCAAGATTCACATGTTATCAGTGAGCCTTTGGCTTGGATTTATGTGGATTTGGTGCAGGACTTAAACTGCCTTACACTCTGGCTCCCATGGTTGGACGCTATTTGCCTCTACACTCCAGGTGATGCTGGGCCATTGGTGCACATGCGCAGGAATGCCCAACACCCTGTAGAGTTGACCGATTCTCATTGAATTACACAGCTCATCTGTACGAATAGggaaaacaaagcaataacACTCAAAGGGGTTGTTCTGTGCTGTCTGGTGATTATTGTAGAAACATGCATGCCACCTACAAACCGCCGCCAAGAGAAACAGAGCGAGGCCTTTAGGACAAAGATTTCTCTGTGTCCGAATCACACAGCCAGCTAATGAGTGTTCCATGCACTTattaacatatatgtttagtaACGGGAACCCAGTGTATTGAATTCCTCTACAGCACTGGGTCAACAGAATATGTTAATCCTGGTGCTGAGATTTGCTAAGCTCCCAGGGGTTCTGCCTGGACAATGTTATTAGAGGGGACAGAAACACTTAATATCCCACCATGAGGCACTGTGTGCGGTTGGCTGCacaaaaatctatttatttgaACTCTTCCCCCACTAAGTTTCTGTTCCAAAGTGAGCCTCATTTAGTAAGCaagagaaaatgaatgacaaacCTCAATACATCGGACTGTGTGTAAATATAAGCTATTACAACTGCATTATTCAGGACTGGGAGTGACTATAATAGATGATAATAtgattttacaaacaaataataccctttacatttttgaagGTATCAATCTAGAGTACAGGATCTACTTTAACATTATACTTGCAAATCAAAACTGAGCCTTTTAACCAAGTTAGACTGAAACTGCTCACTTGTTCTATGCTGTGCAAACAAACTGGTTGGAGAACAGTCTCCGTAAGTCTCCATACCGATGTCATTTCTTTGCCTCTTTTAGCTGGCATACAATAGACTGTCAAACCAATCAAATAATCCAGGGGGTATTCATGCCTAACCGTTTTACAGCAAAGGCTTTAAATGATTCAAGTTTGAATCCAAGTTGTTCATGTCATTGGTGTGTTCATGGTAAAGTTAAACAATATCGCATGCTCTTACATGTGACAGGGAAGCCTTTAAATACTCCAGCGGAAGGATGTCAACTGATCGTGTGCTGCTTAGTTCAGAGGTTGTAAAGGAAAGTAGTCCTGCTCGGTTCTGCAGCCGTTGTCAAGATTAAAGAGGCTTAAAGATgctaaaaaaatgcaaattcaaATCTTGTTTGAAAGATCAGAGAGTAACTTGTTACACTCTGTACTTGTAATGCTGTCATTTTGTagtctttgttgttttgctttacaCTGGATTGTTGTTGATTATTATGTGCTGTAGTGCACATTTATTTCTTCACCTGCTGCATTACCCTACTCTCTCTCAGCTGAAGATAGGCTCGGCTATTAGCTTTGTTTCCTCTAACATTTTATGTTGCCACAAAAATTCATTAATTTGTTGGCAGGGTGACATTGTAATGGGGGACAAAATTATGTAGTTATAGAGTAGGCCTGTGTTTGAACAACACAAAATCCCAAACAATCTGTAAACGTGTCTAATGTGGACCTACCTCTAAGAAACAGGGTGACGGACTGATACCTGAAGGAGCTTTGCTGATGGGCACTTAGAACATTCAGTGCTTTGACGTGGATCAGCTCCACaagctgtttgtctgtctccacaaaaaaagaattgcaaaCACAATCAAtgcactgatttttttttttaaccttgtgtGCCAATTCAGATGTCTCCATTCCAGTGACACTCAGAGGCATCACTCTCACCTCCCAACACTCTAAACTTCACATCCTCTTTCAGTTGGGAGCTGCAGATCATACAGGTGAAGTTGTTTCTCACAGTAGCTGACTCTGTGGCTCCAGGTGCATGGACACGAATATGGTGGAACCCTAGAGTTGCCATCCAGggaaatgaaattaaaagtgAGTCCAGTTTTAAGTCCGTGAATGATACTTGTCAGAGACAGTTTGTAAGTGCAAACCCAACTGACTGACCTATCTTTACAGTGAATACTACTAGATGGTAAGAGAGGTGACAATGTGTCTTCCTTGCAGTGATTTACCTGTAGAGCAGACACAGTCATCATTAATGCAGAGGAACCTGGCACCCTGGGTGTATTTCGTGACCCTTGTCATGGCAATGACAAGGCCCTCCATAGAGACAGGCCTCATGGGCCCATATCCGCGAGGGAAACTACAAAGGTCCAACGTGTACTCAGGGAAAGGAGGCAGATGTGTCAACTTCAGAATCACATTCACCTCAAAGGGAACAATCAGATGACACATTTGTTACATGACTGAGTCGGAACCAGTGGTAAAGAAACAGCTATAGCTACACCAATGTATTACCTgactctctgtgtgtattttttcaacaaGTGAAAGTGTCTTTATTGCCAGGAAGCAAACCTGAATGAGGAATTAGGAAAATGTAGTTAATCTTATATTAGAAGAACACATCTTATTTTTAGCTAGCTCATAGTTTTCACTTACAGACTGAAACAACGCTGTTGCTCTTATGGGATCACACAGAACACAGTCACCCAATACAGGATCCACCTCTATCACATCAGAGGGATTCACACTGATACAAAACCTGTAGACTGCCTCAATCTGTTGTGGGTCTGGAAAGAAGGGACAAAGGTAAGCAAGTTGAAATCCTAGCTTGTTTGTAGAGATTTTAGCTTTCATTGCCACTAACTTAGCGTTAGCTTGTTAGGTTAGGAAGCTAACATTTCTTACAGCGGCGTTCATAGACAGTAGCTTTAAGGTTACCGTTGTATCTTTTGCAATCTTCGGCCAGTTTCTGAAGGCCACCACTTCTGTCTAAATAGACCAGAACTGATTCTTTCAACGACAAACTGCCAGCCATTTCAACTTAGTGGTAAGAAAGGtgtacttaaaataaaaagtagctagctagcaactTTGGTGAAGATAACGTTGGCATGACGACGTTCACGTTGCCATGGTGACCACCCAGTAGGACTAGGATGTGGTGCacttaaatgtaataatttcatCAGTTACTACAACAAACGCATCGTTACtattaaatacacaaacactctcAGACAACTTTTCTTTGATACGTTTGTTTTATTACTGTGCAGGAGTATATGCCTAGTTAACTGCCAGGCGAAGCAAAGCATTGTGGATTTCTAATTTCTGCAATTATGTATAAGGCAAAGcgaaacaataaatacaaaaaaatctaaacagaaAACGATTCACTGAATATTTAAAGACGAACTGAAAACTAACTGACAAAGcagaatgttttttcttgtaCAAATGTGACCTATACACCAAAATGCTTTATTCAGTGGTCTCTCAAGTAATCCCTATTTCCAGCTAAGTTAAAACGATGATGGTACATaagtgtatttttacagtaattcCATGAATGAACACACTTCCATCAGACAGTCAAATAGTGTGATTTTTAAGTGCAGTGAATTGTTCAAGTTTTTTCAGAAAACTAATTTCATATTAGGGGCAAATATAAGGCTTTTTTAGAAACCACCAGAAATAACATTAATAGAAGATGTCTGTCTTTagtttttatattaatatatacaaaTTGGTAAAAAATAGACTTTCTGGCAAACTTTGTTCCAACcaaaatctgttttaatttttaatgctgttttcCTCAGCTGCATACTTTTGTGTCATAGAACAAGTTAATTTATTGTATACATTCTTCCCTTTAGTCAAAAGAACTTATAATGGTTAAGGCAATTGAAGACCTCATTGGGAATGTTTCATAGGAAAGAGTCATCAGAAGCTGGGGCATAGGAGAAGCCCACAAAAGCATCGTCGGCCTCCATTACACTGGCGTTAACTATGGAATGGTCTTGAGACCAGCAGACGGAGTTGGGGACCATCTCCTCTGTGAACTCAGGATCAAAGTTTGTGATGTCACAGTAAGAGCTCTgtaaaaacattggagaaagAAGGAATAAAACACAAGTCACATTAGCGCTCATGGAACAAATATGGAACAAGCTGCTTGGGACTTAATGATGGGATTGatggaaaaatacaaacaacaaaatcaagtTTCAACTTGATTTTACAAAGAGCTATAAAAACGGGAAAGAGTCAAATATTCTAAActtcaaaccaaaaaaaaaaacaagcaagagaaaactcaaaaCCTCACTTGAAATTAAGtctattaaaatgcatttttgtgaGGTAGTTTCTAATTAGTCAACCTCCACTGTTAATTAGAAACACCTGTGCAATACA includes the following:
- the LOC117938083 gene encoding transcription factor 24-like produces the protein MAGRQALGMDSANCSGAAVDDSPGSSPSSSPSPDGRRELQRARVLQTGGLGGRGRPAAANAARERSRVQTLRTAFLELQRTLPSVPPDTKLSKLDVLILATTYIAHLTRTLQEEGTEEGESTKQTEALHSLKGDGYLHPVKKWPMRSRLYVGASGQFLNTKPSQSENQGPSSSTSQ
- the mcmdc2 gene encoding minichromosome maintenance domain-containing protein 2, which produces MAGSLSLKESVLVYLDRSGGLQKLAEDCKRYNDPQQIEAVYRFCISVNPSDVIEVDPVLGDCVLCDPIRATALFQSVCFLAIKTLSLVEKIHTESQVNVILKLTHLPPFPEYTLDLCSFPRGYGPMRPVSMEGLVIAMTRVTKYTQGARFLCINDDCVCSTGFHHIRVHAPGATESATVRNNFTCMICSSQLKEDVKFRVLGDKQLVELIHVKALNVLSAHQQSSFRYQSVTLFLRDELCNSMRIGQLYRVLGIPAHVHQWPSITWSVEANSVQPWEPEYPHKVSASFQELLKATAGSPWRFSAIVAHYFGLDVAPPGTYNTLKLSLLLSIVQTRADAKDTHHNLDLLVVTTDTLIIDRLMTYSMSLACRGVRHQASGEMFASLSRDEHGAGTANIHAGSALLATGGICMLGDLGCYKKDRLDAIQSVLESSTVTVFIPGKKYGEDADQQLSLPVHCSFWALADATSGRADCTLLGTADMGPVPTQLADAFGLILQCRATVGEQALLAQTIHTLQQAVQPGKPLYPSCWEFSTQDYHELVAHAQTLQVELSPGAEKIIHGYYMASRRVRTQSQGVKMSVASIKLLISLAEAHCKLCLRSQVQEEDAVIAVLLCENSVTLKHGASALVVPPDAVFPCDLGDVDGFHKRDKTLDELHQNILRFIYAYAPGADTYITEE